The following coding sequences lie in one Glycine max cultivar Williams 82 chromosome 19, Glycine_max_v4.0, whole genome shotgun sequence genomic window:
- the LOC100811448 gene encoding transcription factor MYB35 — protein MGRPPCCDKSNVKRGLWTPEEDAKILAYVVNHGTGNWTLVPKKAGLNRCGKSCRLRWTNYLRPDLKHDGFTPQEEELIINLHGAIGSRWSIIAKRLPGRTDNDVKNYWNTKLRKKLMKMGIDPVTHKPVSQVLSDLGSISGLPNTTTNQISTVEHTQEGQVPSWEHHIPYQVIINSENIQSHVLSEAASSTSSSSSSNITQLGSPQSYSCQTPQAQIAPPCSSFDWSEFLQSDSFNWSLNPSSGIIQSEAELSNNAKSNGNDMQGGASEGSGSGAVACGASMEYQINKQCEAHSFVDGILDRDSEIRAAFPELLDASFDC, from the exons ATGGGAAGGCCTCCTTGTTGTGACAAATCCAATGTGAAAAGGGGTCTTTGGACTCCTGAGGAAGATGCTAAAATACTTGCCTATGTGGTCAATCATGGAACTGGAAACTGGACATTGGTTCCGAAGAAAGCAG GGCTTAACAGGTGTGGTAAAAGCTGCAGGCTAAGATGGACCAACTACCTAAGACCTGACCTCAAGCATGATGGTTTTACTCCCCAAGAAGAAGAGCTCATTATTAACCTACATGGAGCCATAGGAAGCAG atGGTCTATAATTGCAAAAAGACTACCCGGAAGAACAGACAATGATGTCAAGAACTACTGGAACACAAAGCTAAGGAAGAAGCTTATGAAGATGGGAATTGATCCGGTAACACATAAGCCGGTATCACAAGTCCTCTCTGACTTGGGAAGCATTAGTGGCCTCCCAAACACCACCACAAACCAAATT TCAACGGTGGAGCACACACAAGAGGGTCAAGTTCCCTCATGGGAACACCACATTCCTTACCAAGTTATCATCAACTCCGAAAATATTCAATCACATGTCTTAAGTGAAGCTGCATCCTCAACCTCATCCTCATCTTCCTCTAATATCACGCAATTAGGATCACCACAATCCTACTCTTGCCAAACCCCTCAGGCTCAAATTGCCCCTCCTTGTTCCTCCTTTGATTGGAGTGAGTTTCTTCAAAGTGACTCATTTAATTGGTCATTGAACCCCTCCTCAGGTATAATTCAAAGTGAAGCTGAACTTTCCAACAATGCCAAAAGCAATGGCAATGACATGCAAGGAGGTGCAAGTGAGGGTTCTGGTTCTGGTGCTGTTGCTTGCGGTGCAAGCATGGAATATCAAATTAACAAGCAGTGTGAAGCTCATTCATTTGTGGATGGTATTTTGGACAGGGATAGTGAGATAAGAGCAGCATTCCCTGAGCTTTTGGATGCTTCTTTTGACTGCTAA